Part of the Planococcus plakortidis genome is shown below.
CCAGCACGATGCCGATTGCGCTTAATCCCCCTGTCACCATGAAGGAGATATTGACCCCGCGGATCAGCCCTTCCACGCCGTATCGGGCTGGGTCAAGCGCCGCACTGGTCATGATCGTCACAAGTAGCGCCGTCCCAATCGAGCCCGATACTTGGCGCATCGTATTGCTCATCGCCGTGCCATGCGGAATAAGGCGGTCCGGCAATTGATTGAGCCCCGCTGTCGTAACAGGCATCATGACAAGCGCAACGCCGAACATGCGGATGGCGTGCATGACGGTCAAATAAACAAATGCCGTCTCGGCCGTCAGCACCGTAAACTGGAAAGTCGAACCTGTTACGATCGACAGCCCCGCAACCGCCAGCCACTTGCCCCCGACTTTATCGAAAATACGCCCGGCAATCGGGTTCATGAGTCCCATGATGACCGCTCCCGGCAGCAGCATGATCCCGGATTCAAGCGCCGTAAACCCATGCATGTCCTGCATATAGATCGGCAAGATCGTGGCACTGCCGATCATCGTGACAAACACGATAATGCTGAGGATCGTCGATAAAGTAAACAAGCCGTATTTAAAGACGCGGAATTCCAGGATCGGCTGCTTCAGTTTTCCCTGGCGGCGGATGAAGAACCATAAAGCGACAGCCCCGACACCGATCGATGCGATGACCGAAGTGCTGCCCCATCCCGCTGACCCGGCGCTCGAAAAGCCATACAGCAAGCCGCCGAACCCTATAGTCGACAGCATGATCGACAG
Proteins encoded:
- a CDS encoding DHA2 family efflux MFS transporter permease subunit; protein product: MRLGKVELEARHRKPLLAVLMAGVFVAILNQTLLATALPHIMEDLDITANTAQWLTTVFMLVNGVMIPITAFLINKYTTRHLFFVAMGLFAAGTIICALAPGFATLMLGRIVQASGAGIMMPLAQTVLFVIFPVEKRGQAMGMFGLIISFAPAIGPTLSGYLVGQYPWRSLFYIVIPIAILDLALAYFFLRNVTERTFPKIDILSIMLSTIGFGGLLYGFSSAGSAGWGSTSVIASIGVGAVALWFFIRRQGKLKQPILEFRVFKYGLFTLSTILSIIVFVTMIGSATILPIYMQDMHGFTALESGIMLLPGAVIMGLMNPIAGRIFDKVGGKWLAVAGLSIVTGSTFQFTVLTAETAFVYLTVMHAIRMFGVALVMMPVTTAGLNQLPDRLIPHGTAMSNTMRQVSGSIGTALLVTIMTSAALDPARYGVEGLIRGVNISFMVTGGLSAIGIVLAFFMKNPKKQESGDA